In Haloarcula sp. H-GB4, a single genomic region encodes these proteins:
- a CDS encoding thioredoxin domain-containing protein, with protein MSDATDPTARNRLDEAESPYLRQHADNPVNWQPWDETALEAARERDVPIFLSIGYAACHWCHVMEEESFEDEAIADQLNEHFVPIKVDREERPDLDSVYMSICQQVTGGGGWPLSAWLTPEGEPFYVGTYFPPEEKRGQPGFGDLLQRLANSWSDPEQREEMENRAQQWTEAIESDLEATPADPEDPAEDIIQTAGTIAHRGADRQDGGWGSGGPKFPQNGRLHALLRAHADGGQEDYLNVVEETLDVMADRGLYDHVGGGFHRYATDQQWAVPHFEKMLYDNAEIPRAFLAGYQAIGSERYASVVRETFEFVQRELQHPDGGFFSTLDAESAPPDDPDGDSEEGLFYVWTPEQVHEAVDDETDAEVFCDYFGVTERGNFEGATVLAVRKPVAVLAEEYDQTEDEITASLQRALNEAFEAREDRPRPARDEKVLAGWNGLMIRALAEGAIVLDDQYADVAADALSFVREHLWDADTGRLNRRYKDGDVAIDGYLEDYAFLGRGALTLFEATGDVDHLAFAMELGQAITEAFWDDEQGTLFFTPTGGESLVARPQELTDQSTPSSTGVAVDLLLSLSHFSEDDRFESVAERVIRTHADRVSSNPLQHASLTLATDAYEQGALELTLVGDQSDYPSEWTETLAERYVPRRLLAHRPAEEGRFEQWIDTLEVDESPPIWAGRTQVDDQPTVYACRNFACSPPKHDLGAALDWGETPDNAE; from the coding sequence ATGAGCGACGCCACGGACCCGACGGCCCGAAACCGACTCGACGAGGCGGAGAGCCCATATCTCCGCCAGCACGCGGACAATCCTGTCAACTGGCAGCCCTGGGACGAGACAGCCCTGGAAGCCGCCAGAGAGCGGGACGTGCCCATCTTCCTCTCGATTGGCTACGCGGCGTGTCACTGGTGTCACGTCATGGAGGAGGAAAGCTTCGAGGACGAGGCCATCGCCGACCAACTCAACGAGCACTTCGTCCCGATAAAGGTCGACCGCGAGGAGCGCCCGGACCTCGATTCGGTGTACATGAGTATCTGCCAGCAGGTGACTGGCGGCGGCGGCTGGCCGCTATCGGCCTGGCTCACGCCGGAGGGGGAGCCGTTCTACGTCGGGACGTACTTCCCGCCAGAGGAAAAGCGCGGGCAGCCGGGCTTTGGCGACCTGCTCCAGCGGCTGGCGAACTCGTGGTCGGACCCCGAACAACGCGAGGAGATGGAGAATCGCGCACAGCAGTGGACCGAAGCTATCGAGAGCGACCTCGAAGCGACGCCGGCTGACCCCGAGGATCCCGCCGAGGATATCATTCAGACCGCCGGCACCATCGCCCACCGCGGCGCGGACCGACAGGACGGGGGCTGGGGCTCCGGCGGCCCAAAATTCCCCCAGAACGGGCGACTGCACGCGCTGCTTCGGGCGCATGCCGACGGTGGTCAAGAGGACTACCTGAACGTCGTCGAGGAGACACTGGATGTGATGGCCGACCGGGGGCTGTACGACCACGTCGGCGGGGGCTTCCACCGCTACGCGACGGACCAGCAGTGGGCGGTCCCGCACTTCGAGAAGATGCTGTACGACAACGCCGAGATTCCGCGGGCCTTCCTCGCCGGCTATCAGGCCATCGGCTCGGAGCGCTACGCGTCGGTCGTCCGGGAGACATTCGAGTTCGTCCAGCGCGAACTGCAACACCCTGATGGTGGCTTTTTCAGCACGCTGGATGCCGAGAGCGCACCTCCCGATGACCCGGATGGTGACAGCGAGGAAGGGCTGTTCTACGTCTGGACGCCCGAGCAGGTCCACGAGGCCGTCGACGACGAGACGGACGCCGAGGTGTTCTGTGACTACTTCGGCGTCACGGAGCGGGGCAACTTCGAGGGCGCGACCGTGCTCGCCGTCCGGAAGCCGGTAGCTGTGCTGGCCGAGGAGTACGACCAAACTGAGGACGAAATCACGGCAAGCCTCCAGCGGGCGCTAAACGAGGCCTTCGAGGCCAGAGAGGACCGACCGCGACCGGCCCGCGACGAGAAGGTGCTGGCCGGCTGGAACGGTCTGATGATTCGGGCGCTGGCCGAGGGGGCGATCGTGCTGGACGACCAGTATGCAGACGTGGCAGCCGACGCCCTCTCGTTCGTCCGTGAGCACCTGTGGGACGCCGACACGGGGCGACTCAATCGCCGGTACAAGGACGGCGACGTGGCCATCGATGGCTATCTGGAGGACTACGCCTTCCTCGGCCGTGGCGCGCTGACACTGTTCGAGGCGACCGGCGACGTGGACCACCTCGCGTTCGCGATGGAACTCGGCCAGGCTATCACGGAGGCGTTCTGGGACGACGAGCAGGGCACGCTGTTTTTTACCCCGACGGGCGGCGAATCGCTGGTCGCGCGGCCGCAGGAACTGACCGACCAGTCGACGCCGTCGAGTACGGGCGTCGCCGTCGACCTCCTGCTGTCGCTGTCCCATTTCAGCGAGGACGACCGCTTCGAAAGCGTGGCCGAGCGGGTCATCCGGACGCACGCCGACCGCGTCTCCTCAAACCCGCTGCAACACGCCTCGCTCACGCTGGCGACGGACGCCTACGAGCAGGGCGCGCTGGAACTCACGCTGGTTGGCGACCAGTCAGACTACCCGAGCGAGTGGACGGAGACCCTCGCCGAGCGGTACGTCCCGCGGCGCCTGCTGGCTCACCGGCCGGCCGAGGAGGGCCGTTTCGAGCAGTGGATCGACACGCTGGAAGTTGACGAGTCGCCGCCAATCTGGGCCGGCCGGACGCAGGTCGACGACCAGCCGACAGTGTACGCCTGCCGAAACTTCGCCTGTTCGCCGCCGAAACACGACCTCGGAGCAGCGTTAGACTGGGGCGAAACGCCCGATAACGCAGAGTAA
- a CDS encoding thioredoxin family protein has product MSQTLETMEPNPVWVEDAYADTVDVLTRYADEFEYKIWGGDWCKDCRAQLPDFGAALEAAGVPAEQIHHYPVEKEDDGSKTGLEVEAYGIDLIPTVVVEHDGEEIARFVEEEPVPIAVYLADKIEDAMA; this is encoded by the coding sequence ATGAGTCAGACGCTCGAAACCATGGAGCCGAATCCGGTATGGGTCGAAGACGCCTATGCCGACACCGTCGACGTTCTCACACGCTACGCTGACGAGTTCGAATACAAGATCTGGGGCGGTGACTGGTGCAAGGACTGCCGGGCGCAGCTCCCAGACTTCGGGGCAGCCCTGGAAGCCGCCGGCGTTCCAGCCGAGCAGATTCACCACTACCCCGTCGAGAAGGAAGACGACGGCTCGAAGACCGGACTGGAGGTCGAAGCGTACGGCATCGACCTCATCCCGACGGTTGTCGTCGAACACGACGGCGAGGAGATCGCCCGGTTCGTCGAGGAAGAGCCGGTCCCTATCGCGGTGTATCTCGCCGACAAAATCGAAGACGCGATGGCGTAA
- a CDS encoding glycoside hydrolase family 3 protein, which translates to MADDDYTEALLARLSRAQKLALVRGATDPEGTATGYISGVDEAGIPPFRLVDGPLGIRAEGQRATAFPASIATAATFDPDLAQQQGAAMGREAAALGQDALLAPGVNIIRVPHCGRNFEYLSEDPVHAGAVGASLIDGIQSADVVATVKHFVANNQETHRTTVSAEVDERTLRELYLPPFRSAVDAGVGSVMTAYNRVNGTHMSDHERLVGGVLKREWGFDGYVVSDWYGLESTVGAANAGMDLEMPGVAAPGAAEAADSDTADGDEEVEWPDGIPDATRAGLFGDPLAEVIDSGEVPTERLDDMVRRILGQMDRFGRLDGGRAAAEDGESDDQASELDSQRHRNIAADVAARGTVLLENDGVLPLDDGADVAVIGPNIDEPKLGGGGSSETTPVHSVTPVEGIESRAEGAVKTAFGVPEIESVSLFDLLPFVGEDDEADSAAEDTAQREPSLDDAIDAAAAADVAVVFVRDATTEARDRDSLALPGQQDELVSAVAAANENTVVVVRSGGPVELPWREDVAAVLEQWYPGQADGDAAAAVLYGDRDPSGRLPVTFAPESQYPTAGAERRYPGVDDEVHYDEGVFIGYRHFDDEDTDPTYPFGHGHSYATFEYGEAEHTGERTVAVPVENVADRSGREVVQAYVRPPSVDGVDRPQRELAGFEAVQLAAGERQTVELTLDDLAFSRYDPGSGWTVDAGTYTVEIGRSSRDIRTTVTVDQ; encoded by the coding sequence ATGGCTGACGACGACTACACTGAAGCGTTGCTTGCCCGACTGTCCCGCGCCCAGAAACTCGCGCTTGTTCGCGGCGCAACCGATCCAGAGGGCACAGCAACGGGGTACATTTCGGGTGTCGACGAAGCCGGGATTCCGCCGTTTCGACTCGTTGACGGGCCGCTAGGCATCCGTGCCGAAGGACAGCGTGCGACCGCCTTTCCGGCGTCAATTGCGACGGCGGCGACGTTCGATCCCGATCTGGCTCAGCAACAGGGGGCGGCCATGGGCCGCGAAGCGGCAGCGCTTGGACAGGATGCGCTACTCGCGCCCGGCGTGAACATCATCCGGGTCCCGCATTGCGGCCGCAACTTCGAATATCTCTCCGAGGACCCGGTCCACGCCGGTGCTGTCGGGGCTAGCCTTATTGACGGCATCCAGTCCGCTGATGTCGTTGCGACGGTGAAACACTTCGTCGCCAACAACCAGGAAACACATCGCACGACCGTCAGCGCCGAAGTGGACGAGCGGACGCTCCGAGAGCTGTATCTCCCACCGTTCCGTTCGGCCGTTGACGCTGGTGTCGGGTCGGTGATGACGGCGTACAACCGAGTGAACGGCACGCACATGAGCGACCACGAGCGCCTCGTCGGCGGCGTGCTCAAACGCGAGTGGGGGTTCGACGGCTACGTCGTCTCGGACTGGTACGGGCTGGAGAGCACTGTCGGTGCGGCGAACGCAGGCATGGACCTAGAGATGCCCGGGGTGGCGGCTCCCGGAGCAGCGGAAGCCGCCGACAGCGACACCGCGGATGGCGACGAGGAGGTCGAGTGGCCCGACGGGATTCCGGACGCGACCCGTGCAGGCCTGTTCGGCGACCCACTGGCCGAAGTCATCGACAGCGGCGAGGTTCCGACCGAACGCCTTGATGACATGGTCCGGCGGATTCTCGGTCAGATGGACCGATTCGGGCGACTGGACGGCGGCCGGGCTGCCGCCGAAGACGGTGAAAGCGACGACCAGGCTAGCGAACTCGATAGCCAGCGACACAGAAATATCGCTGCGGATGTGGCGGCCCGCGGAACAGTGCTGCTTGAAAACGACGGGGTCCTGCCGCTGGACGACGGGGCTGACGTGGCTGTCATCGGACCGAACATCGACGAGCCGAAACTGGGCGGGGGCGGCTCTTCCGAAACGACGCCGGTCCACTCGGTTACACCAGTCGAGGGAATCGAATCCCGCGCCGAGGGCGCAGTCAAGACGGCGTTTGGCGTGCCAGAAATCGAATCCGTCTCACTGTTCGACCTCCTGCCGTTCGTCGGTGAGGACGATGAGGCCGACAGTGCGGCCGAGGACACCGCCCAACGGGAGCCGTCGCTTGACGACGCCATCGACGCGGCCGCGGCAGCCGATGTCGCCGTCGTGTTTGTCCGCGATGCAACGACAGAGGCGCGGGACCGGGATTCTCTCGCGCTCCCGGGCCAGCAAGACGAACTCGTTTCGGCCGTTGCGGCCGCCAACGAGAACACTGTGGTCGTCGTCAGGTCCGGCGGCCCCGTGGAACTCCCGTGGCGCGAGGACGTGGCTGCGGTTCTCGAACAGTGGTATCCCGGGCAGGCGGATGGGGACGCGGCGGCTGCTGTCCTCTATGGTGACCGGGATCCAAGCGGTCGGCTCCCGGTCACGTTCGCCCCGGAAAGCCAGTATCCGACTGCAGGAGCCGAACGCCGCTACCCCGGAGTCGACGACGAAGTCCACTACGACGAGGGCGTCTTTATCGGCTACCGACACTTCGACGACGAAGACACGGACCCGACCTATCCATTCGGGCACGGTCACTCGTATGCGACGTTCGAATACGGCGAAGCCGAACACACAGGCGAGCGGACGGTCGCAGTTCCAGTCGAGAACGTCGCTGACAGGTCGGGTCGCGAGGTCGTTCAGGCCTACGTCCGGCCGCCGTCCGTGGACGGCGTTGACCGCCCACAGCGTGAACTCGCCGGGTTCGAGGCTGTGCAGTTAGCCGCCGGCGAACGGCAGACGGTGGAACTAACGCTGGACGATCTGGCGTTCTCACGGTACGATCCGGGTTCCGGCTGGACGGTCGATGCTGGGACCTACACCGTCGAGATCGGCCGTTCGTCGCGGGACATCCGGACGACTGTGACGGTCGACCAGTAG
- a CDS encoding histidine kinase N-terminal 7TM domain-containing protein, protein MATLLVAYAFLLLAVAVVLGTLSVYAWGRRDYSGGTALAVLLAGLSIWDLCAAAGVLTRGTELALFFAYGVFVGVMPAMAGLFAFALAYTDRDRYLGRRAVALLTVEPLVFFATLFVGPDGVIYRISGPADAGMYGWEITVGPVFWGHLVYSYALIAVSSALIIHYALVSGGLYRKQVYAVLLAIGLPWFGSVLSIFGDTSIELPPLLLAGTGLTLSWAFFRGRLLDISPVAYREVVESLNSAVFLVDTNDRIIEANDAGRQLLGGEPVVDQSIEDVLETSPDLLEKYRGLTDYDKETQTVIEQRDRFFDVQLTPLYDSHDTLVGRVFLVHEITDQKQRERELERRNQQLDQFAAVLSHDLRNPLNVASGRLALARERNDPDEFDRVEEAHERMSSLIDEVLAFARDEKTTELVELQLSALAKAAWGHVDTGEATLQIAGDREIIGDRDQLLQLFENVVRNSVEHGSTSSQPGANDSMEPAGTGVTIRVDATPDGFTISDDGPGVPPEEREEIFTHGVTSSESGTGLGLAIVQHVIESHGWTVEMTESRSGGAKLVVSGLETQPARPSETAS, encoded by the coding sequence ATGGCCACGCTGCTCGTTGCGTACGCCTTTCTTCTGCTTGCCGTGGCCGTTGTCCTTGGGACGCTATCGGTGTACGCGTGGGGGCGGCGCGACTACAGCGGTGGGACCGCACTCGCGGTTCTGCTTGCCGGGCTCTCGATATGGGACCTCTGTGCTGCGGCCGGTGTTTTGACGCGCGGGACTGAGTTGGCTCTGTTCTTCGCGTACGGCGTGTTCGTTGGTGTGATGCCCGCGATGGCCGGCCTGTTCGCGTTCGCGCTGGCCTACACTGACCGTGACCGCTATCTCGGCCGACGGGCCGTCGCGCTACTGACCGTCGAACCCCTCGTGTTCTTTGCTACGCTGTTTGTCGGCCCTGATGGCGTGATATACCGGATTTCCGGTCCGGCAGATGCCGGTATGTACGGCTGGGAAATCACTGTCGGGCCTGTTTTCTGGGGACATTTGGTGTACTCCTACGCACTTATCGCCGTATCAAGTGCGCTCATCATCCACTACGCACTCGTTTCCGGCGGTCTGTACCGAAAGCAGGTGTACGCTGTCCTGCTGGCAATCGGCCTCCCGTGGTTCGGGAGCGTCCTCAGCATCTTCGGCGACACCAGCATCGAACTCCCACCACTGTTGCTGGCGGGCACTGGGCTCACCCTCTCGTGGGCGTTCTTCAGGGGGCGATTGCTGGATATCTCACCGGTCGCCTATCGAGAGGTCGTCGAGTCGCTCAACAGCGCTGTGTTCCTCGTCGACACGAATGACAGAATAATCGAGGCCAACGACGCTGGCCGCCAACTACTCGGAGGCGAACCCGTCGTCGATCAGTCTATCGAGGACGTGCTCGAAACGTCGCCCGATTTACTCGAAAAATACCGCGGTCTGACCGACTATGACAAAGAGACACAGACCGTCATCGAGCAGCGCGATCGGTTTTTCGATGTCCAGCTGACTCCGCTGTATGACTCCCATGACACACTGGTCGGGCGCGTGTTTCTCGTCCACGAAATCACCGACCAGAAGCAGCGGGAACGAGAACTCGAACGCCGGAACCAGCAGCTCGACCAGTTCGCCGCTGTCCTCTCACACGACCTACGGAACCCGCTGAACGTGGCCTCGGGACGACTGGCACTGGCCCGAGAACGCAACGACCCCGACGAGTTCGACCGTGTCGAGGAAGCTCACGAGCGAATGAGCAGCCTCATCGATGAGGTCCTGGCCTTTGCCCGCGACGAGAAAACAACCGAACTGGTCGAACTACAGCTCTCGGCGCTGGCGAAGGCGGCCTGGGGGCACGTCGATACCGGCGAGGCAACGCTGCAGATCGCCGGCGACAGGGAGATTATTGGCGATCGTGACCAGCTACTGCAACTGTTCGAAAACGTGGTTCGGAACAGTGTCGAACATGGTTCCACAAGCAGTCAGCCAGGAGCCAACGACAGCATGGAACCGGCGGGTACAGGGGTAACGATACGTGTTGACGCCACTCCGGACGGGTTCACGATCAGCGACGACGGCCCCGGTGTCCCACCCGAGGAACGAGAGGAGATATTCACACACGGCGTCACCAGCTCCGAGTCGGGAACCGGCCTCGGACTGGCAATCGTCCAGCACGTAATCGAGTCTCACGGGTGGACTGTCGAGATGACGGAAAGCCGGTCTGGCGGCGCTAAACTCGTCGTTTCGGGACTCGAAACGCAGCCGGCGAGGCCGTCCGAGACGGCGTCCTGA
- a CDS encoding DUF5827 family protein — MGSAQFEGFTHSLGIPARMPVDKQEFDEILSFELHEPADILDADKLYTIPEIARLLQGLPADAELNEANESVFIDWAIPWMIFNQDDLVIADPQDDDVVGLYGLAES; from the coding sequence ATGGGTTCCGCCCAGTTCGAGGGGTTTACACACTCGCTCGGCATACCGGCGCGTATGCCTGTCGACAAGCAAGAGTTCGACGAGATACTGTCGTTCGAGCTTCACGAACCCGCGGACATTCTTGACGCCGACAAACTGTACACCATCCCAGAAATCGCTCGCCTCCTGCAGGGCCTTCCGGCAGATGCAGAACTCAATGAGGCCAACGAGTCGGTGTTCATCGACTGGGCCATCCCGTGGATGATCTTCAATCAGGACGACCTCGTGATCGCCGATCCGCAGGACGACGATGTTGTCGGGCTGTACGGTCTCGCCGAGTCATGA
- a CDS encoding ATPase — protein MKLLVAGSDRVDAGKTTFSVGLLERTSAQGFKPRAGNNYWFDHDDYQRATDERRLYGKDAKRLAAASPSDVAPEEINPIHRLWHPSPGAETGLLGKENQQFVVDRVGRPSAETGVEYVVNGTVDIPESAAERLPLANAPRVTSIADFNDLMRVMHVEALESVATDIETTDRAVIESYGDVARPLSGIEPDAVAVVEPGRARIYDGDRYSKACQIATGGPGDGQLEERVPNVVDLIEQVAAVRLPALDGEQRSDPAAVANAYDHAYDALLACAFD, from the coding sequence ATGAAGCTCCTCGTCGCCGGCAGTGACCGCGTCGACGCGGGCAAGACCACGTTCAGCGTCGGCCTGCTTGAACGAACCAGCGCTCAAGGATTCAAGCCCAGGGCGGGCAACAACTACTGGTTCGACCACGACGACTATCAGCGAGCAACGGACGAGAGGCGACTGTACGGCAAGGACGCAAAGCGCCTCGCGGCCGCGTCACCGAGCGACGTCGCGCCGGAAGAGATCAATCCGATTCACCGCCTGTGGCATCCCTCACCGGGGGCCGAAACGGGGCTGCTCGGGAAGGAAAACCAGCAGTTCGTCGTCGACCGGGTCGGCCGCCCGAGTGCCGAAACGGGTGTCGAGTATGTCGTCAACGGGACCGTCGACATTCCGGAGTCCGCTGCCGAGCGACTCCCGCTTGCCAATGCGCCACGAGTCACCTCGATCGCTGATTTCAACGACCTGATGCGGGTGATGCACGTCGAGGCGCTGGAGTCAGTCGCCACAGATATCGAGACGACGGACCGGGCAGTCATCGAGTCATACGGCGACGTGGCTCGGCCGCTGTCGGGTATCGAACCAGACGCCGTGGCCGTCGTCGAGCCGGGCCGAGCGCGTATCTACGACGGCGACCGGTACAGCAAGGCCTGTCAGATCGCCACCGGCGGCCCCGGTGACGGGCAACTGGAGGAACGGGTGCCGAACGTCGTCGACCTCATCGAGCAGGTCGCGGCAGTACGGCTACCCGCGCTCGACGGCGAGCAGCGCAGTGACCCGGCGGCTGTCGCGAATGCGTACGACCACGCCTACGACGCGCTGCTGGCCTGTGCGTTCGACTGA
- a CDS encoding MBL fold metallo-hydrolase: MIRNLARGQQAFTSNVFLVTGDRTVLVDVGNEFDVVSTVEEHVDDIDAVAVTHTHYDHVENLDSVVDAFDVPVYGYDTDQDGIEHAIADDETIQLGGHDYRALHTPGHKNDHLCFYSADAGVLFAGDLVFANGSFGRTDLDEGNRDLLVDSIERVLSVTDEDLQEMHTGHGPSVTDAPYQDIELALQAAKF; encoded by the coding sequence ATGATTCGAAATCTCGCCCGTGGGCAACAGGCCTTCACGAGCAATGTGTTCCTCGTCACTGGGGACCGAACCGTGCTGGTGGATGTCGGCAACGAGTTCGACGTGGTGTCAACTGTCGAAGAGCACGTTGACGATATCGACGCTGTCGCTGTTACCCACACCCACTACGACCACGTTGAGAACCTCGACAGCGTTGTCGACGCCTTCGACGTGCCGGTGTATGGCTACGATACGGATCAGGATGGCATCGAACACGCTATCGCCGACGACGAGACGATACAGCTGGGTGGCCACGACTACCGGGCGCTGCACACGCCAGGCCATAAGAACGACCATCTCTGTTTTTACTCGGCCGACGCTGGCGTCCTGTTCGCTGGCGACCTCGTGTTCGCCAACGGGAGCTTCGGCCGGACAGACCTCGATGAGGGTAACCGAGACCTGCTTGTCGACAGTATTGAGCGAGTTCTGTCGGTCACAGACGAGGACTTACAGGAGATGCATACCGGCCACGGACCGAGCGTTACCGACGCGCCGTATCAGGACATCGAACTGGCATTACAGGCCGCGAAGTTCTGA
- a CDS encoding response regulator transcription factor: MSDSDLPVVLIVEDEPDVAETYKLWLQQEYEVRMAQNGDEGLEQLDADVDVVLLDRMMPGLSGDEVLERIRERDLGCRVAMVTAVEPDFDILEMGFDAYLSKPIRSEQLHETVDNLLDRSEYDSLLQEYYALVEKQATLEATKSSAELAESDQYDELSQRIAEMRDDLSDTLGGIEDDSDFIATLRGLSDDEDN; encoded by the coding sequence ATGTCAGATTCGGACCTACCTGTGGTGCTTATCGTCGAAGATGAACCAGATGTTGCCGAGACGTACAAACTGTGGCTGCAACAGGAGTACGAGGTCCGCATGGCACAGAACGGTGACGAGGGCCTAGAGCAACTGGATGCGGATGTCGACGTGGTGCTGCTCGACCGGATGATGCCCGGACTTTCTGGAGACGAGGTGCTTGAGCGTATTCGCGAGCGTGACCTAGGCTGTCGGGTAGCGATGGTCACCGCCGTCGAGCCGGACTTCGATATTCTGGAGATGGGCTTTGACGCATACCTCTCGAAGCCGATCCGGAGCGAACAGCTCCACGAGACGGTCGACAATCTGCTTGACCGCTCTGAATATGACTCGCTGCTGCAGGAATACTACGCACTCGTCGAGAAGCAGGCGACGCTCGAAGCGACGAAATCGAGCGCGGAACTGGCCGAAAGCGACCAGTACGACGAGCTGAGCCAGAGAATCGCGGAGATGCGAGACGACCTCTCAGATACACTCGGTGGCATCGAAGACGACTCCGATTTCATCGCAACGCTTCGCGGACTGAGCGACGATGAAGACAACTGA
- a CDS encoding ATPase domain-containing protein, translating into MYDLTSVLEFDALSEVRPGSSILISGPAMSGKERLAYDILADGLDKGDGAVVVTTGDGAGSVVEEFRSLVPDLDDSQLGVIDCRGEGGTDEEAIGNAHAHHVSSPGDLTGIGIGITKALEGLHNAGNEQGRLALVSLSTMLTYTDKKTVFKFCHVLSSRLDSAGYIGVFTIDSGAHDDQTLQVIKQAFDGMIDVRDAEGGGREARVLGLAGEPTDWQDI; encoded by the coding sequence ATGTATGATCTCACCTCAGTACTAGAGTTCGATGCGCTCAGTGAGGTCCGGCCAGGGTCTAGCATCCTGATATCCGGTCCAGCAATGAGCGGGAAGGAACGACTCGCATACGATATTCTCGCCGACGGGTTGGACAAGGGTGACGGCGCGGTGGTCGTGACGACCGGTGACGGCGCGGGCAGCGTCGTCGAGGAGTTCCGGTCGCTCGTGCCCGACCTCGACGACTCCCAACTCGGTGTTATCGACTGTCGGGGCGAAGGTGGCACGGACGAGGAGGCAATCGGTAACGCCCACGCGCACCACGTCTCTTCGCCCGGTGATCTCACCGGCATCGGTATCGGCATCACGAAGGCGCTGGAAGGGCTGCACAACGCCGGTAACGAACAGGGCCGTCTGGCCCTCGTCTCGCTGTCGACGATGCTGACCTACACGGACAAGAAGACCGTCTTCAAGTTCTGTCACGTGCTGTCCTCGCGGCTGGACTCCGCGGGCTACATCGGTGTGTTTACTATCGATTCGGGAGCCCACGACGACCAGACCCTGCAGGTCATCAAGCAGGCATTCGACGGGATGATTGACGTTCGCGACGCCGAGGGCGGCGGCCGAGAGGCCCGCGTGCTCGGCCTTGCCGGCGAACCGACCGACTGGCAGGATATCTGA
- the thyX gene encoding FAD-dependent thymidylate synthase has protein sequence MDVKLLEATDDPEDLICKAARNDYSDTSVGSQSFEATMAEVDGDTLDDKKETLIGHLLDHGHFGPFEHAQATFAVEGVSRSCMAQITRHRHVSFDVQSMRYVSFDDIDPEAVREGELVVTPPSATDPDWIGRNQQKASVSDDEFEKRTEIFKDTIEQAVESYQELLELGMPPEDARFVLPIGTKVNIVMSMNARMLMHVADMRAAADAQWEIREMTEEMLDLAADWCPKTFEYYDEEMKGRKNRLAP, from the coding sequence ATGGACGTAAAGCTGCTCGAAGCGACAGACGACCCTGAGGATCTCATCTGCAAGGCAGCACGCAACGACTACAGCGACACCTCCGTCGGCAGCCAGTCGTTCGAAGCGACAATGGCTGAGGTCGACGGGGATACTCTTGACGACAAAAAGGAGACGCTCATCGGGCATCTACTCGACCACGGCCACTTCGGCCCCTTCGAACACGCGCAGGCGACCTTCGCCGTCGAAGGCGTCTCCCGCTCCTGTATGGCCCAGATCACCCGTCACCGACACGTCTCATTTGATGTACAGTCGATGCGGTACGTCTCCTTCGACGATATTGACCCCGAAGCCGTCCGCGAGGGAGAACTTGTCGTGACGCCACCGTCCGCAACGGACCCGGACTGGATCGGCCGGAACCAACAGAAAGCGAGCGTCTCTGACGACGAGTTCGAGAAGCGAACGGAGATATTCAAAGACACCATCGAGCAGGCGGTCGAATCGTATCAGGAGCTGCTTGAACTCGGAATGCCGCCGGAGGACGCCCGGTTCGTGCTGCCAATCGGGACCAAGGTGAACATCGTGATGTCGATGAACGCCCGGATGCTGATGCACGTCGCGGATATGCGGGCTGCGGCGGACGCACAGTGGGAGATCCGGGAGATGACCGAGGAGATGCTTGACCTGGCAGCCGACTGGTGTCCCAAGACCTTCGAGTACTACGACGAAGAGATGAAGGGGCGCAAGAACCGGCTCGCTCCCTGA
- a CDS encoding translation initiation factor IF-2 subunit beta — protein MEYDDMLDRAMEETPEIDGTSERFEVPDPDVRQEGNATVYENFQSTCSRLGREDDHVMKFLQNDLGTSGHIDESGRARLTGEFDADRIEASIDDYVDEFVLCSECGLPDTQLEREQGALLLRCEACGARSATSE, from the coding sequence ATGGAATACGACGACATGCTTGACCGGGCGATGGAAGAAACGCCCGAGATCGACGGCACAAGCGAGCGGTTCGAGGTCCCAGACCCGGATGTCCGACAGGAGGGCAACGCCACCGTCTACGAGAACTTCCAGTCGACGTGTTCCCGACTCGGACGTGAGGACGACCACGTAATGAAGTTCCTCCAGAACGACCTCGGGACGAGCGGCCACATCGACGAGAGCGGTCGAGCGCGCCTGACCGGTGAGTTCGATGCCGACCGTATCGAGGCGTCCATCGACGACTACGTCGACGAGTTCGTGCTCTGCTCAGAGTGTGGACTGCCAGACACGCAACTGGAACGGGAACAGGGTGCGCTGTTGCTTCGCTGTGAGGCGTGTGGCGCACGCTCGGCGACGAGCGAGTAG